GGAAGATGAAGTCCATTATATTGTTATGGAGTATATTGAAGGCAAGAACCTGAATGAAATTATCAAAGAGCGGGCACCGATGCAGGTGGATGAATCCGTGCGGATTGCCTCGCAGATCTGTGATGCGCTGGATCATGCGCATATGAACCAGATTATTCACCGCGATATTAAACCGCATAATATTCTGATGGGACGTAACGGGCGGGTTAAGGTTACCGACTTCGGAATCGCCCGGGCGGTTACGTCAACTACCATTACCCAGACGGGTTCTGTGGTGGGCTCCGTGCATTATTTCTCGCCGGAGCATGCCAAAGGCGTAACAACAGGCGAGAAATCCGACCTCTACTCTCTTGGCATCGTGCTCTATCAGATGCTTACAGGCGTGCTTCCTTTCTTGGGGGAAAGCCCGATCAGTGTGGCGCTGAAGCATCTGCAGGAGGAATTCGAGGAGCCGCGACTGCTGAATCCGCTGATTCCGCAAAGCGTGGAGAATGTAATCCTGAAGTCGATGCGCAAGAACCCGGAGGAGCGTTATCAGTCCGCCAAGCAAATGCTGCAGGATCTGGAGACCTGTCTGCTGCCGGAACGGCGCAGTGAAGCCAAAATGTTATTCCAGGATGATGATGATGAAGACAGAACGCGCATCATTCCGGCGATCAAGCCACTGCAGCGCGGGCTAACCAGCCGTGGCGGCGAGGAGCGGACCCGCAGTATGGAGGAAGCTCCGCCGCCTGCTTCTTCGAAGCGTAAAAGCCGCGCCGCGCTGTGGATTAGCCTTACACTGGTCGTGCTGATCGCCATGACCGGAATTGTGTGGTATGTCAATTCCAAGTTGTCGGTCGATGAAGTCTCGGTGCCTGCGGTGACAGGCAAGACCTTCGAGGAAGCCAAGGCACAGCTTGAAGCTGTGGGGCTGTTTGCCGAGGAGCCGGCGCTGATTGCGTATAATCCTAACTTCGAAGAGAATATTGTCTGGAAGCAGAGCAAGACCAATACGATGGTCAAAGAAGGAACTCATATTATCCTAACGGTTAGCACCGCCAAGGTATTGCCTAAACTTAAGGATGTTTCTAACCTGAGTTATGATGATGCCGTCAAGGAGCTGATTGCCCTTGGTATTGCCCAGGATAGAATTACAACACCCGATGAACGCTATAGTGAGGAGTTTGCCAAGGGCAAGGTTATTAGCTCTGAGCCTGCCGCAGACACTGAATATGATCCTGATACGGTAACTATCAAGCTAATCGTGAGCAAAGGTAAAGAAAGCACCCAAATGCCGGATCTCATCGGGAAGACGGAGAAGGAAGCCAAGGCTGCGCTGGAGAGTGTAGGTCTAGTGCTGGATGCGGTCAAGGAAGAGCCGAGTTTCATTTACGAGAAGGGTAAGGTTACGAAGCAATGGGCTTACGAGGCAGGGGATCTGGTCCCTCCAGGCGAGAAGATTACGATCTACATCAGCACAGGGTATCCTCCGGAAGCTCTGGAATTCACGTTTAATGTTCCGGTAGCACCTGCTGCGGACGGCAAGAAGAGCAAGATCCGTATTGTGTTTGCAGATGCGCGCAATGGAGGCGAGAACCAGGAGTGGGGCACCCGCACGATTGGTAAAAGCCAGACCTTGTCCGTGAATATGCTGCTTGCCCCTAACAAAGACGGTATGGTATCCGTATACCGGGACGGGGAGTTCCTGGAGACCTTCCCTATAACTTATGTGGATGTCAAGAATAACACTGTGCAGCAGCCTGAACCTCCTCCGGTGGAGACACAGACGCCTGCACCGACGGTTGCTCCTACCGAGGCTGTCCAGCCTACTGAGACGCCGGTTCCCGACCCGACAGCAGAGCCTGAGATTCTTCCGCCGGACACCGGGGAAGGTGATGGGACAGGCGGGACGAACCAGACGGGTTATGTTCCGGGTAACGGACAGAATAACAGTGTGCTGGCTTCTGCCCGCAGCAAGGGCAATATCAATAGCAACAGTAATGGTAATGGTAAGGGCCTTAACAACAAGCACGGCAAGGATAAAGGCCATAAATAATATAACAGAGATAAGCTTCAGCGGAGTTGCCAGGGAATATCGGCACTGCTGAGGCAGCGAAATGACCCGGGGGTTCCACACTTGGGTCATTTGCGCAATATCAGGAGAGGAAGGCTCAGCATGTATGCCTGAAGGAATCATAATTAAAGCACTTAGCGGATACTACTATGTAAAGCCACTCAAGAATGAACAGATCGTGACAGAAGCCCAGGCGGTGCAGTGCCGTGGACGCGGGATTCTGAAGAAAAAAGGAATTGCGCCTCTGGTCGGTGACCGGGTAAACTATGTGCTGACCGAGAACGGAGAGGGCATGGTGGACGAGCTGCTTCCCCGTGAATCCGAGCTGATCCGCCCCCAGGTGGCCAACGTTAAGCTGGCGGTGCTGCTGTTCTCCGTGCGGGAACCGGATATGAATCTTAATCTGCTGGACAAGTTCCTGGTGCATATCGAGCATTCCGGCCTGGAGACGCTGATTGTGCTCACGAAGCAGGATTTGGCTGATGATGAAGGGCAGGCTACGGAAGCTGTCAAAGCTCTGTATGAGCAGATTGGCTATGAAGTGATGGTAACAAGCTCACTGAACGGATCAGGTGCTGATAAACTGCAGCAGCGCCTAGCCGGAATCATCAGCGTCTTCTCAGGACAGTCGGGCGTAGGGAAGTCCACTCTGCTCAACCGACTTGTACCGGGCCTTGCGCTGGAGACAGGGGAGATTAGCCTCCGTCTCGGGCGCGGACGCCACACCACGCGCCATGTTGAGTTGATGGATATAGGTAACGGCGGATTTGTGGCCGACACACCGGGCTTCAGTCAGCTGGATTTCCTGGAGCTGGGAGTGGATGAGCTGTCCGTGTGCTTCCGGGAGTTCGCCTCCTATGCGGAGAACTGCAAATTCCGCGGCTGCAGCCATCTGCACGAACCAGGCTGCAAGGTGATAGAGGCCTTGCAGTCCGGGGATATTGCGGATAGCCGTTACGAGCATTACAAGCTATTCTTTAATGAAATGAAAGATAAAAAGCGGAGGTACTAAACTCATGGTAAAAATTGCTCCTTCCATATTGTCAGCAGATTTCGCAGCGCTTGGCGCAGAGGTGGCCGAAGCGGAAGCCAGCGGTGCGGACTGGATTCATGTAGATGTGATGGACGGACATTTTGTGCCGAATATTACGCTGGGTCCCGCGATTGTTTCAGCGGTGAGATCCAACACTTCACTGCCCCTCGATGTACATTTAATGATTGAGAACCCGGAACGCTATATTGCTGATTTTGCAGCTGCGGGCGCTTCTATAATTACGGTTCACGCCGAAGCCTGTGTGCATCTGCACCGTGTAATTCATCAGATCAAGGAGCTCGGCCTGATGGCGGGGGTAGCCATTAATCCGGCTACACCGGCAGCAGCTGTACGGGAGGTTCTGGAGGATGTGGATATGGTGCTTGTTATGACTGTCAATCCGGGCTTCGGCGGGCAGGCGTTCATTCCGCGTACGCTGCATAAGATTACACAGCTCCGGGAGTGGGCTAAGGAGACCAATCACAAAGGCCTGCATATCGAGGTGGACGGCGGAGTAGCCGAAGCTACAGCGCCGCTGGTGGCTGCAGCAGGGGCAGATATACTTGTAGCGGGCAATGCGGTCTTCGGCCGCAGCGACCGCGCAGGGGCGATCAAGGCCATCCGTGAGGCAGCGGACAGTGCAGTCCGGCAATAGGCGATGATGCCCACTTACTAATGCACGAATAGACCCTCAATCTGCTGCATTCGCAGACGGAAGGTATAGGCCAAGTTGTCGGCGCATAAATATGGTTACATGAGCAGAAATCTCATGTAGCCTTTTTTGCGGAGGTCTGCAATCGATGGTACATTCTTCATCAAGACAGGATAGTCTCCTTCTGCACGGCATGAATTGATGGGAGGGTTAATCATGAAATTTTACACGTTCAAGCTGCCGAGATTCTTGGGAGGTTTTGTTAAAGCGATTTTGAACACGTTTCAGAAGAGTTAAGGCCGAAGCAGACATGTAAATATGAAAAAAAGCACCTTACGTATGTAAAGGGTGCTTTTTGCTACAAATATAATATCTCTTCTATTCTCGCTGAAACGGATACCGTCTATGAAAGAACGGCATGTCCGTTTCTACTTGGTATGAGATATCGCTAGGCCCGGGAATGATCGGAAACTAGACGCGTTCAACTTTACCGGATTTCAAAGCACGGGTGCTGACGTACACGCGTTTCGGTTTGCCGTTCACCAAGATACGAACCTTCTGAACGTTAACTCCCCAAGAGCGACGGTTGCGGTTGTTAGCGTGAGACACGTGGTTACCGCTGCCCGGTTTCTTGCCTGTTACTGTACATGTGCGGGACATAGATTACACCTCCTTGTTACTTACACCTGCGTAAAACAATACTTGAATATCATATCACAGCAAAAATTGCTTCGTCAACCGATTCAAAAACATTTATTTCTGCAGACTCTTATAGTACAATATAAATTAGTGCATTATGTCCAGTTGATCATCGAATTGATTAGGCATGAAGGTAGGAAGGGGAATTCTCATTGAGTAAGCGTTCTATAAACGGGACAGATTTTACCGCAATGGTACTAGCCGGTGCGGAAATGCTGCAGCAGCATGCCGAACATGTCAATTCATTGAATGTGTTTCCGGTGCCGGATGGCGATACGGGAACAAACATGAACCTGACAATGACCGCAGGCGCGAACGAATTGAAGAGAAACAATACAGCCTCCGTCGGTCAATGTGCGGGCGTGCTGTCGAAGGGACTGCTGATGGGCGCGCGGGGGAACTCCGGCGTTATTTTGTCACAGCTGTTCAGAGGTCTTGGACGTTATGCGGCCCAATATGATGAACTCAATACACAGCAGTTCGCTGCTGCCCTGCAGACCGGGGTAGATACTGCCTATAAGGCAGTGGTGAAGCCGGTTGAAGGCACCATTCTTACGGTTGCCAAGGAAGCTGCAAGGCATGCAGTGTATTATGCACGGCGCACAACGGATATTACCGAGCTGATGACCGAAGTCCTGGCCAAAGCCAAGGAAGCCTTGGCGCATACGCCTGAGCTTCTGCCTGTGCTGAAGCAGGTGGGCGTAGTGGATTCGGGGGGGCAGGGTCTGGTCTATATCTATGAAGGCTTCCACCAGCATCTGACTAGCGGATCAGCCGCTTCGCCGGTACAGACTTCTGTGCAAGGACAAGCCACGGCTCCGGTATCCGTACCGGCACCCGTGTTGACCAAACCTGAGAATGCCTTGTCCTCCGTACAGTCTTCCGCGCAATCACAGCTCCATACGGAAGACATTGAATTTTTATATGATATGGAATTTTTCATTAACCGTCAGCTTGGCGCAGCCGTAAAAGCGGATTTTGATGAGGAAGCTTTTCGGAAAGCGTTATCAGTCAACGGGGATTCAATTATCGTCATCTCGGATGATGAGACGATCAAGGTGCATGTACATTCCAAGACACCCGGAGAGGTGCTGAACCTGGCGCTCGTCCACGGGGAGATCACCCAGATTCACATCCTTAACATGCGCGAGCAGCACCGCGACCTGTTGACGGCCGGTATGGACATCGCGCCAATGCCGGATGTCTTCGCCGATATCCCGGAAGAGAAGGCCAGCGTGCAGGCGCCGGCGGTTCCTCCTGCGGATGATCTGGCGCCGTACGGCTTCATTGCGGTCTCCTCGGGAGACGGAATCTCGGATATCTTCCGCAGCCTGGGCGTCGATGCAATCCTGGCCGGCGGCCAGACGATGAATCCCAGCACAGAGGATTTCGTGAATGCGATCTCTTCGATTTCCGCGAAGCATATCTACATTCTGCCGAATAACTCCAACATTGTCCTGGCTGCCCAGCAGGCCAAGGAGCTGCTCGAGGGCGAACGTGAGATTACAGTGATTCCGAGCAAGAGTATTCCACAGGGAATCTCGGCAGCCTTTGCCTTCCAGGAAGAGGATGCGGTCGATACCAACACCAGCAATATGCTGGAGGCTATCGCCCAGGTCAAGTCCGGACAGATTACCAATGCTGTACGGGATACTGTGATTGAGGATCTGGAGATCAAATCCGGGCAGTATATCGGCATTGAGAGCTCCAAGATTGTCGCTGCTGCTGATGATTTGCTCACTGTCAGCAAGCAGCTGCTGTCCAGCATGCTGGTGAATGGTGACGAGATCGTTACTGTGCTGACCGGCGCAGACACCGGGGCGGACATTACGGATGCTCTTGGAAGCTGGCTGGAAGAGACGTACCCGCAGGTTGAGGTTGAGATTCATGAAGGCGGCCAGCCGCTGTACTATTATCTTTTCTCAGTGGAGCCATAGACCTCTTAGGGCTTAAGCATTAAGCAGGCATAGTGGATCAGCTATATCACAGTATGGGGAGGAACATTATGAATCGTACCGTAATCGTTACCGACAGCACTTCCGATATCCCGCCTGCGTTGGCGGCGCAATACGGCATTGAAGTCGTTCCGCTGACGCTGATGTTCGGCGAAGAGGCATTCCGGGATAACGTGGATATGACTCCGGAACAGTTCTACGAGCGTCTTCCCCGCTCGCAACAATTGCCGACCACTTCGCAGCCGTCTCCTGTAGAATATATGAATGTGTACCATCGTATATTGGAGCAGCATCCGGGCAGCTCAATCCTGTCCTTCCATATCTCCTCAGGCTTAAGCGGCACCTATCAGTCTGCTGTCATGGCCAAGTCCATGCTGGAAGAGGAAGGCGAAGCTATCACCGTTGTAGATAGCCTCTCCGCCTCCTACGGCTTCGGGTTCATGGTTGTGGAAGCCGCCAGGCTGGCGGAGCAGGGGCATGCTCCTGCGGAGATTCTGGCGCAGGTGGAGAGTCTGCGCCAATCCCGCAAGCTGTATTTTCTCGTGGATACACTGGAATATCTGCAAAAGGGCGGAAGAATCGGCAAGGCATCGGCCATCTTGGGCACGCTGCTCAATATCAAGCCGATCCTGTCCATTGATGCAGAAGGCATTATCTATGCGGTAGAAAAGGTCAGAGGGCGCAAGAAGGCAGTCGCCCGCATGATCGAGCTGTTCAAGGCAGATCTGCCGGGTGTGAATACAATACATGTGGCCGTGGGTCATACGGCTGAACCGGCTTCCGGCGAAGAATTCCTGCGGGAAT
This genomic interval from Paenibacillus sp. FSL H8-0332 contains the following:
- the pknB gene encoding Stk1 family PASTA domain-containing Ser/Thr kinase; this encodes MIGHELGGRYQVIERIGGGGMALVYRAHDILLNRNVAIKVLRNQFVHDEEFIRRFRREAQSAASLSHPNVVSIYDVGQEDEVHYIVMEYIEGKNLNEIIKERAPMQVDESVRIASQICDALDHAHMNQIIHRDIKPHNILMGRNGRVKVTDFGIARAVTSTTITQTGSVVGSVHYFSPEHAKGVTTGEKSDLYSLGIVLYQMLTGVLPFLGESPISVALKHLQEEFEEPRLLNPLIPQSVENVILKSMRKNPEERYQSAKQMLQDLETCLLPERRSEAKMLFQDDDDEDRTRIIPAIKPLQRGLTSRGGEERTRSMEEAPPPASSKRKSRAALWISLTLVVLIAMTGIVWYVNSKLSVDEVSVPAVTGKTFEEAKAQLEAVGLFAEEPALIAYNPNFEENIVWKQSKTNTMVKEGTHIILTVSTAKVLPKLKDVSNLSYDDAVKELIALGIAQDRITTPDERYSEEFAKGKVISSEPAADTEYDPDTVTIKLIVSKGKESTQMPDLIGKTEKEAKAALESVGLVLDAVKEEPSFIYEKGKVTKQWAYEAGDLVPPGEKITIYISTGYPPEALEFTFNVPVAPAADGKKSKIRIVFADARNGGENQEWGTRTIGKSQTLSVNMLLAPNKDGMVSVYRDGEFLETFPITYVDVKNNTVQQPEPPPVETQTPAPTVAPTEAVQPTETPVPDPTAEPEILPPDTGEGDGTGGTNQTGYVPGNGQNNSVLASARSKGNINSNSNGNGKGLNNKHGKDKGHK
- the rsgA gene encoding ribosome small subunit-dependent GTPase A; this translates as MPEGIIIKALSGYYYVKPLKNEQIVTEAQAVQCRGRGILKKKGIAPLVGDRVNYVLTENGEGMVDELLPRESELIRPQVANVKLAVLLFSVREPDMNLNLLDKFLVHIEHSGLETLIVLTKQDLADDEGQATEAVKALYEQIGYEVMVTSSLNGSGADKLQQRLAGIISVFSGQSGVGKSTLLNRLVPGLALETGEISLRLGRGRHTTRHVELMDIGNGGFVADTPGFSQLDFLELGVDELSVCFREFASYAENCKFRGCSHLHEPGCKVIEALQSGDIADSRYEHYKLFFNEMKDKKRRY
- the rpe gene encoding ribulose-phosphate 3-epimerase, with amino-acid sequence MVKIAPSILSADFAALGAEVAEAEASGADWIHVDVMDGHFVPNITLGPAIVSAVRSNTSLPLDVHLMIENPERYIADFAAAGASIITVHAEACVHLHRVIHQIKELGLMAGVAINPATPAAAVREVLEDVDMVLVMTVNPGFGGQAFIPRTLHKITQLREWAKETNHKGLHIEVDGGVAEATAPLVAAAGADILVAGNAVFGRSDRAGAIKAIREAADSAVRQ
- the spoVM gene encoding stage V sporulation protein SpoVM, producing MKFYTFKLPRFLGGFVKAILNTFQKS
- the rpmB gene encoding 50S ribosomal protein L28; this translates as MSRTCTVTGKKPGSGNHVSHANNRNRRSWGVNVQKVRILVNGKPKRVYVSTRALKSGKVERV
- a CDS encoding DAK2 domain-containing protein; amino-acid sequence: MSKRSINGTDFTAMVLAGAEMLQQHAEHVNSLNVFPVPDGDTGTNMNLTMTAGANELKRNNTASVGQCAGVLSKGLLMGARGNSGVILSQLFRGLGRYAAQYDELNTQQFAAALQTGVDTAYKAVVKPVEGTILTVAKEAARHAVYYARRTTDITELMTEVLAKAKEALAHTPELLPVLKQVGVVDSGGQGLVYIYEGFHQHLTSGSAASPVQTSVQGQATAPVSVPAPVLTKPENALSSVQSSAQSQLHTEDIEFLYDMEFFINRQLGAAVKADFDEEAFRKALSVNGDSIIVISDDETIKVHVHSKTPGEVLNLALVHGEITQIHILNMREQHRDLLTAGMDIAPMPDVFADIPEEKASVQAPAVPPADDLAPYGFIAVSSGDGISDIFRSLGVDAILAGGQTMNPSTEDFVNAISSISAKHIYILPNNSNIVLAAQQAKELLEGEREITVIPSKSIPQGISAAFAFQEEDAVDTNTSNMLEAIAQVKSGQITNAVRDTVIEDLEIKSGQYIGIESSKIVAAADDLLTVSKQLLSSMLVNGDEIVTVLTGADTGADITDALGSWLEETYPQVEVEIHEGGQPLYYYLFSVEP
- a CDS encoding DegV family protein, translating into MNRTVIVTDSTSDIPPALAAQYGIEVVPLTLMFGEEAFRDNVDMTPEQFYERLPRSQQLPTTSQPSPVEYMNVYHRILEQHPGSSILSFHISSGLSGTYQSAVMAKSMLEEEGEAITVVDSLSASYGFGFMVVEAARLAEQGHAPAEILAQVESLRQSRKLYFLVDTLEYLQKGGRIGKASAILGTLLNIKPILSIDAEGIIYAVEKVRGRKKAVARMIELFKADLPGVNTIHVAVGHTAEPASGEEFLRELAGHFTLKEKVLTNVGPVVGSHVGNGTLAVFIWPA